The genomic interval CCAAATCACTCCAGTCATCGTGCGGTCCTCCGCGAGGCCACGGTGTCAGTAACTCGGCGAAGTCACGGCCGTCCGCGGCGGGCTGGTCCGGCGATGCCAGATAGAAGAAACCCTCGCAGAGATGGAAAACACTCTTCATACCCAGACCGTACTTCCCGATGGCGCCGAGATCCTCGCCCTTCGCACCTTCGTTCACTCGCCATATCGCTTCCGCGTCCGCGTCTCGGAAGATTCCGTCGTTGAGAACGAGTATGGTCGGCCCGGTGAGCAACGGGTGGATGCTCTGAGGCCAGTTGTCGGTCCAGCCGATATGGAACTTGCCAGCCTGCGAGTCGTCGGCGTTCTGGATCAGCTCTTTGACGATGGTGTGGAAACTATACTGGTCGCGGAGTATTCGGCGGAGTCCTTGAACCTCGTTGCTTTGCAGATGCTTCATGACTCACTCATAGCCGTTCCGTCCCGCCTCGCGGAGAACGTCGAGTATCAACGACGCGGTTACACGCGCGACCCTTGACGTCGATTCGAAACTCGCCGTGCCTATCCCGGCTTCAGTCTTGCAGGCTCTTCCAGAATATCCAAGATCGCTTTTGCGCAGTAAACGCGATCCCGGCGTGCATCTCCGACCTCCGCAATGATGGACGCGCCCTTGAGCTTCCTGATCGCTCGCTGTGCCGTCGTGAACGCCACACCCAGACGTTGGGCAGCCCTGTTCGCGGTAACGAACGGATTTTCCGCGATCATGTCCAGCAGGAGCGCGGGCGTCTTTGACGCCGAACCTGCGACTTTCAGCCGCCATTGGTCGAGAAGTTGGTTTATCCTCTCAGCGCGACTTACCGCGTCCTCCGACTGTCGGGCCACGCCGTTGAGGAAGTACTCCAGCCAATCCTCCCACTTACTCTCCCTGCTCACCGCAAGAAGTCGGTCATAGTAGTCGCGCCGAGTGGCCTCGAAGAACGCGCTCAAATAGAGCAAGGGCGTTGGTAGAATGTCGCGCTCCACAAGAAGAAGCGTGATGAGCAGCCGTCCCACTCTGCCGTTGCCGTCCAGAAAGGGATGAATCGCCTCGAATTGGTAGTGGATCAGGCCGGCGTGTAGCAGTGGCGGCATAGACGCATCACGAAGTGCACGCTCCCATTCCGCAAGACAGTTCATCAATTCACTCGGCGGCGGTGGGACGTATCCCGCGTTGGCGAGCGTGCAACCGGGCGGGCCGATCCAATTCTGCGAACGTCGAAACTCGCCCGGCGTCGCGCGTTCTCCCCGCACGCCCTCCATCAACACGCCGTGAAGTTCTCGCACGAGGCGCAGCGAGAGTGGAAGCTCGGGCAAACGTCGAAGGCCATGCTCCAACGCAGCAACGTAGTTCCCAACCTCGCGAAGATCATCCGGGCTTCGCTCCACAGCGGCGCCTGCCTCGGCGGCAAGAAGTTCCCCCAGCGTCGCCTGGGTCCCTTCGATACGGCTGGAAAGCACAGCCTCTCGCCTGAGGAAGGGCCGCATCAAAAGGTGCGGATTCGGGAGGCGCGCCCCCTGACCGGCCAATCGCCCGATAAGGCGGTCTGCGTCAGAGAGCGCCCGGATGATATGCTCTGACCAGTTAAGATCGGGAGGAAGCGGATTTGGTACAAAGGCCGAGTAGCCTTCCGCACAACGAACCAGCCTTCCCGAGGCTTTTGCCATAGAGTCACCGCTCCGATGGGGTCTCAGCAGCGAAAACAAGCCGCCCGCTTATTAGCGAAATCGTACTTAGTCGATAATAGCCTGTCAACAAGTCTTCAACGCCATGCGGGCTCAAAAGGCGGCCTCTGGGGCGTGTCCTATCGGACGTGATCCGGAATCGAAGGAGCCCGACGTGATACAAAGCATTTAGGTCATGGCGGGTTCCCGGTCAGCAGCGGTACCGGTTCTCGAACTTCGCAGTCGGGTAGCCCAGGCCTTCCAGTATGCGATGGACTTCCTGATGGGTTGCCATGTCATGATAACCGCAGGCCTCCGTGATCCGATCCAGTGGCAAACGTGCGAGCTCGTCCGAATCGCCAACCTCCAGTTCTGCAATGACGGCGCGCCCTCGGGCCGTGAGGTCAAGCTCTGCGACGGGCGTGTTGACGGGACGTTCCTGCTCTTCATCCGGGTGAGGCGCTTGAAGGATCGGGTCAATCGAATCCGCGTACCAGGTTGCCCATTCGAACCACTCGCGAAACCCGGCTTCATCCAGCGGTTGCACCCGTTCCTCATCGATGGCCGCCTGCAAGGC from Phycisphaerae bacterium carries:
- a CDS encoding Fic family protein — encoded protein: MAKASGRLVRCAEGYSAFVPNPLPPDLNWSEHIIRALSDADRLIGRLAGQGARLPNPHLLMRPFLRREAVLSSRIEGTQATLGELLAAEAGAAVERSPDDLREVGNYVAALEHGLRRLPELPLSLRLVRELHGVLMEGVRGERATPGEFRRSQNWIGPPGCTLANAGYVPPPPSELMNCLAEWERALRDASMPPLLHAGLIHYQFEAIHPFLDGNGRVGRLLITLLLVERDILPTPLLYLSAFFEATRRDYYDRLLAVSRESKWEDWLEYFLNGVARQSEDAVSRAERINQLLDQWRLKVAGSASKTPALLLDMIAENPFVTANRAAQRLGVAFTTAQRAIRKLKGASIIAEVGDARRDRVYCAKAILDILEEPARLKPG